Proteins encoded in a region of the Halorussus sp. MSC15.2 genome:
- a CDS encoding ABC transporter ATP-binding protein yields MSHITLDNLTKHFGGVEAVRGIDLEVREGEFLVLVGPSGCGKSTTLRMLAGLEGITDGTLSIDGDIVNDTPPKDRSIAMVFQNYALYPHMTAAENMKFGLQSTGSYSDDEVRRRLDTAAETLGITELMDRKPKHLSGGERQRVAIGRALVREPEVFLLDEPLSNLDAKLRVQMRAELLKLHRELDTTTIYVTHDQTEAMTLGDRVAVMNDGQVEQVSTPQSLYDFPNTRFVAEFVGDPAMNLVPATVQATGEDYVAVHSGFEVRLPERDGLAAAAERQVLFGVRPEDVAVAPTLDRQTAVGTFTGEVVVHEPLGESLLLHVDVGGDELQVKAEPRLDVHPGDEVELGVDPERLHLFDATSGEAVYHSTAGNQSERRPPLVE; encoded by the coding sequence ATGTCGCACATCACCCTCGACAATCTGACCAAGCACTTCGGCGGCGTCGAAGCCGTTCGTGGAATCGACCTCGAAGTCCGCGAAGGCGAGTTTCTGGTCCTCGTCGGGCCATCTGGCTGTGGGAAATCGACCACCTTACGGATGCTCGCCGGTCTCGAAGGCATTACCGACGGGACGCTCTCGATAGACGGAGACATCGTCAACGACACCCCGCCGAAGGACCGGAGCATCGCGATGGTGTTCCAGAACTACGCGCTCTACCCACACATGACGGCGGCGGAAAACATGAAGTTCGGCCTGCAGTCCACCGGGTCGTACAGCGACGACGAGGTGCGACGTCGCCTCGATACCGCGGCCGAGACGCTCGGTATCACCGAACTGATGGACCGCAAGCCCAAGCACCTGTCTGGCGGGGAGCGCCAGCGCGTCGCCATCGGGCGAGCGCTCGTCAGGGAACCGGAAGTCTTCCTCCTCGACGAACCCCTCTCGAATCTGGACGCGAAACTGCGCGTTCAGATGCGGGCGGAGTTGCTCAAACTCCATCGGGAGTTGGACACCACCACCATCTACGTCACGCACGACCAGACGGAGGCGATGACGCTGGGCGATAGAGTGGCGGTGATGAACGACGGGCAAGTCGAACAGGTATCGACCCCACAGTCGCTGTACGACTTCCCGAACACGCGATTCGTCGCGGAGTTCGTCGGCGACCCCGCGATGAATCTGGTTCCGGCCACGGTGCAGGCTACCGGCGAGGACTACGTGGCCGTTCACAGCGGGTTCGAGGTTCGGTTACCGGAGCGCGACGGACTCGCCGCCGCCGCAGAGCGACAGGTACTGTTCGGGGTCCGGCCTGAGGACGTCGCTGTCGCACCGACGCTCGACCGCCAGACAGCGGTGGGGACCTTCACGGGTGAGGTCGTCGTGCACGAACCGCTCGGCGAGTCGTTACTGCTACACGTCGATGTCGGCGGTGACGAACTACAGGTGAAAGCCGAACCGCGACTGGACGTACACCCGGGAGACGAGGTGGAACTCGGCGTCGACCCCGAGCGGCTACACCTGTTCGACGCGACGAGCGGCGAAGCGGTCTACCACTCGACCGCCGGTAATCAGTCCGAACGACGACCGCCACTCGTGGAGTAA
- a CDS encoding carbohydrate ABC transporter permease, translating to MATENEHTRTRFDRSLVAKVLEDGVTVHVALAGSILLMGLPLLLALVMSTQSTTEVYQVTNLGVGSEGLSNYERVLTEYNLLRYMWNSLVMAVLIVVGKVTLSLLAALALVYYRLPYERAVFGFILLTLLVPVPVRIVPLFQLVADLGWANTVLSITGPYVASATAVFLFRQHFMSIPASLVENARLDGVGPLTFLVKVLIPMSKGMIAGVSVITFIYAWNQYLWPLIVISDQSKQVVQVGIKFLQGASQSGLTQWGLIMAGAVIALLPPLVVLVALHRPLLETFALQQK from the coding sequence ATGGCAACGGAAAACGAACACACGAGAACTCGGTTCGACCGGTCGCTCGTCGCGAAGGTGCTGGAGGACGGCGTAACCGTCCACGTCGCGCTCGCCGGGTCTATCCTCCTGATGGGACTCCCGCTACTGCTGGCGCTCGTGATGAGTACGCAGAGTACGACCGAAGTGTATCAAGTGACGAACCTCGGCGTCGGGAGCGAGGGACTCTCGAACTACGAGCGGGTTCTGACGGAGTACAACCTGCTACGGTACATGTGGAACTCGCTGGTCATGGCGGTCCTCATCGTCGTCGGGAAGGTCACGCTGTCGCTACTGGCGGCACTGGCGCTCGTCTACTACCGACTCCCGTACGAACGCGCGGTGTTCGGGTTCATCCTGTTGACCCTGCTGGTACCGGTCCCGGTACGAATCGTCCCGCTCTTCCAACTCGTGGCCGACCTCGGGTGGGCGAACACCGTCCTCTCAATCACCGGGCCGTACGTAGCGAGCGCGACCGCCGTCTTCCTGTTCCGCCAGCACTTCATGTCGATTCCCGCGTCGCTGGTCGAGAACGCGCGACTCGACGGAGTCGGGCCGCTCACCTTCCTCGTGAAAGTGTTGATACCGATGTCCAAGGGGATGATAGCGGGCGTGTCGGTGATAACGTTCATCTACGCGTGGAATCAGTACCTGTGGCCCCTAATCGTCATCAGCGACCAGAGCAAGCAGGTCGTGCAGGTCGGAATCAAGTTCCTGCAGGGTGCCAGCCAGTCCGGACTGACCCAGTGGGGTCTCATCATGGCGGGCGCGGTAATCGCGTTGCTCCCGCCGCTGGTCGTGCTCGTCGCGTTGCATCGACCGTTACTCGAAACGTTCGCGCTCCAACAGAAGTGA
- a CDS encoding carbohydrate ABC transporter permease, with protein sequence MTEFTKPYDSTLQAALLLLPTVAVLVLFLYYPAVQTFRLSFFQTLLLGTKQTFVGLENFVALATSQEYRTSFLISFLFAGVVVLGTLSVSLFVAYLLFEVDVGSSSYLVAAIWPYALPTAVAATVLMFLMHPTLGIVSHYLEALTGLKLDWFTSGPLAFLVVALVAIWKQLGYNIIFLVAALNNIPETLTESAQLDGVGRLEMLYRVYVPLVSPTLVFLTVMNTIYAFFQTFPLVDLMTSGGPDNATNLLIFKLYRDAFAFNSLGKASAESVVLFAIVAILMYVQLTISENYAHYGA encoded by the coding sequence ATGACAGAGTTCACGAAGCCGTACGATTCGACGCTTCAGGCCGCACTGCTGTTGCTCCCGACGGTCGCGGTGCTGGTGCTGTTCCTGTACTACCCGGCGGTCCAGACGTTCCGGTTGAGCTTCTTCCAAACGCTGTTGCTGGGGACCAAACAGACGTTCGTGGGGCTAGAGAACTTCGTCGCGCTCGCGACCTCGCAGGAGTATCGAACGAGTTTCCTGATTTCGTTCCTGTTCGCGGGCGTGGTGGTCCTCGGCACGCTCTCGGTCTCGCTGTTCGTCGCGTACCTCCTGTTCGAGGTCGACGTCGGCAGTTCGAGCTATCTCGTCGCAGCCATCTGGCCGTACGCGCTCCCCACCGCCGTCGCGGCGACGGTGCTGATGTTCCTGATGCACCCCACGCTCGGCATCGTCAGCCACTACCTCGAAGCGCTCACGGGACTGAAACTCGACTGGTTCACGAGCGGGCCACTCGCGTTCCTCGTGGTCGCGCTCGTCGCCATCTGGAAACAGCTCGGGTACAACATCATCTTCCTCGTCGCCGCGCTGAACAACATCCCGGAGACGCTGACCGAGTCGGCCCAACTCGACGGGGTCGGTCGCCTCGAGATGCTGTACAGAGTGTACGTCCCGCTCGTCTCGCCGACGCTCGTGTTCCTCACCGTGATGAACACGATATACGCGTTCTTCCAGACGTTCCCGCTCGTGGACCTCATGACGAGCGGCGGTCCCGACAACGCGACCAACCTGCTCATCTTCAAGCTCTACCGAGACGCGTTCGCGTTCAACAGTCTCGGCAAGGCGTCCGCCGAGTCGGTCGTCCTGTTCGCAATCGTGGCGATTCTGATGTACGTACAGCTGACCATCTCCGAGAACTACGCTCACTACGGAGCCTGA